The following proteins come from a genomic window of Leptospira barantonii:
- a CDS encoding helix-turn-helix domain-containing protein, whose protein sequence is MKNFLIWNDFATYRGDGFSTKRHSHFYIQISLPDSGRVQLRTRDGEWKTYNSVFIPSGVSHEMIRVEGNLTLFFLDPLTTGYHLFYERSLAANHSAFEVGDIFTDKKKEQIASILNRSDTEVRTQLLEILNKDFPMRSKNELDTRIQKSISNVELDEFSLSSLAFEARLSVERFRHLFRQETGVPFSAYRLWLKTKKAVDNLANRSLLADVAQEGGFADQSHFTRIFRRSFGISPSDFTKKKEPYKAIFFSK, encoded by the coding sequence ATGAAGAATTTTTTGATATGGAACGATTTTGCTACGTATCGCGGAGACGGGTTTTCAACGAAACGTCACAGTCATTTTTACATTCAGATTAGTTTACCCGATTCCGGTCGGGTTCAATTGCGTACCCGCGACGGAGAATGGAAAACGTATAACTCCGTTTTCATTCCATCCGGCGTCAGCCATGAGATGATCCGAGTGGAAGGGAATCTAACGTTATTTTTTTTAGATCCATTGACCACGGGGTATCATCTTTTTTATGAAAGAAGTTTGGCGGCGAATCACTCCGCATTCGAAGTGGGAGATATATTCACGGACAAAAAGAAGGAACAGATAGCGTCCATTCTAAACCGATCCGATACGGAAGTGCGTACACAACTTCTTGAAATTCTAAATAAAGATTTTCCGATGAGATCCAAAAACGAATTGGATACTCGCATTCAAAAAAGTATATCCAATGTGGAGCTGGACGAATTCTCCCTTTCAAGTTTAGCCTTTGAAGCTCGATTATCGGTCGAACGTTTTCGTCATCTTTTTAGACAAGAAACCGGTGTTCCTTTTTCGGCTTATCGCCTTTGGTTAAAGACAAAGAAGGCCGTTGATAATTTAGCAAATCGTTCGCTCTTAGCGGACGTAGCGCAAGAAGGAGGATTTGCAGACCAATCTCATTTCACTCGTATCTTTCGCAGATCCTTCGGAATCAGCCCCTCCGACTTTACAAAAAAGAAAGAACCGTATAAAGCGATCTTCTTTTCGAAATAG
- a CDS encoding AMP-dependent synthetase/ligase, translating into MSSKVTAKNLAELFYDTAQKYGDQPAFGTRNKNKEFVTITFREVYENGLALATALIVDLGLKAREHVAVLSENRKEWIIANYGILLSGAADVPRGTDVTDGDIRYILPHSDAKIVFVENEIILKKVQNNLNHLPNITQIILMDDEAVITDKKIIRMADLIAKGKELRVSGNRKVEERIGAIQPDDLFTVIYTSGTTGEPKGVMLTHANMISQLRNIPIDIGPKDRFLSILPVWHSFERVFQMGTIAMGAGQYYTNVRNIKEDLLIVKPTFMASAPRLWENIFHGIQSKIQSGSAIRRILFKSAYFCALKVQRALNFFKGNRLDLKGRNIPQSLWMFGQSFLSIGIFILPYIILDTIVLKKIRQATGGKLRGTVSGGGALPLHIDEFFNAIGIPLFEGYGLTETSPGLAFRTPNRLVIGSVGPLFPEVEILLKDVESGKILYPPNKGVKGEIHVRGPQIMKGYYKRPDVTAKVITKDGWFNTGDLGIISYNNTLKIVGRTKETVVLLNGENIEPVPIENKLAQSPFIDQVMIVGQDQRFLTALVLPVLDRFQDYGRTYQELAENPTVKEKILREVKDAMNSENGFKSFEKVGDLRLLPKAFEVGDELSAKMSIKRHVITEKYQKLIDSMYR; encoded by the coding sequence ATGAGTTCAAAAGTGACGGCGAAGAATTTAGCGGAATTGTTTTATGATACGGCGCAGAAATACGGCGATCAGCCCGCGTTCGGAACAAGAAATAAAAACAAAGAATTCGTTACGATAACGTTCCGAGAAGTTTATGAGAACGGTCTCGCTCTTGCAACGGCGTTAATCGTAGACTTGGGATTGAAAGCTCGCGAACACGTGGCCGTCTTATCCGAGAATAGAAAAGAATGGATCATCGCAAATTATGGAATATTGTTAAGCGGCGCGGCCGATGTCCCGCGCGGTACGGACGTAACCGACGGAGACATTCGTTATATTCTCCCCCACTCCGACGCGAAAATCGTGTTCGTAGAAAATGAAATCATACTGAAGAAGGTTCAGAATAACTTAAATCATCTACCGAACATCACGCAAATCATTCTTATGGATGACGAAGCGGTTATTACCGATAAAAAAATAATTCGAATGGCCGACCTCATCGCTAAGGGAAAAGAATTGCGTGTCTCCGGTAACCGCAAAGTGGAAGAAAGAATCGGTGCGATTCAACCTGATGATCTATTCACCGTCATCTATACTTCCGGAACGACGGGAGAACCGAAAGGTGTGATGTTAACTCATGCCAATATGATTTCTCAATTGCGTAATATTCCGATCGATATCGGACCTAAAGATCGTTTTCTTTCGATTCTACCCGTGTGGCATAGCTTCGAAAGAGTGTTTCAGATGGGAACGATCGCAATGGGAGCCGGCCAGTATTACACGAATGTAAGAAACATTAAGGAAGATTTATTGATCGTTAAACCGACATTCATGGCATCCGCGCCTCGATTGTGGGAAAATATATTTCACGGGATTCAATCGAAAATTCAATCGGGATCGGCGATAAGAAGAATCTTATTTAAGAGCGCTTATTTTTGTGCCCTGAAGGTTCAACGTGCTTTGAATTTTTTTAAAGGAAACCGACTCGATTTAAAAGGTCGGAATATTCCACAATCCTTATGGATGTTCGGACAAAGTTTTCTGTCGATCGGGATATTCATTCTTCCTTATATAATTCTCGACACGATCGTTCTTAAGAAAATTCGACAAGCTACCGGCGGAAAACTGCGCGGCACTGTTTCAGGAGGAGGAGCACTTCCTCTTCATATCGACGAATTTTTTAATGCGATCGGGATTCCTCTGTTTGAAGGTTACGGTCTAACGGAAACCTCCCCCGGTCTTGCGTTTCGTACACCGAATCGTTTGGTGATCGGAAGTGTGGGTCCGCTTTTTCCCGAAGTGGAAATACTTTTAAAAGATGTGGAGAGCGGAAAAATTCTGTATCCGCCTAACAAAGGTGTGAAGGGAGAAATTCATGTGCGCGGCCCTCAGATCATGAAAGGTTACTACAAACGTCCCGATGTCACCGCCAAAGTGATCACCAAGGACGGTTGGTTTAATACCGGCGATCTTGGAATCATTTCGTATAACAATACTCTCAAGATCGTAGGTAGGACAAAAGAGACCGTTGTCTTACTCAATGGAGAAAATATAGAACCTGTTCCGATTGAAAATAAACTCGCACAATCGCCGTTCATCGATCAAGTGATGATCGTTGGACAGGATCAAAGATTCTTAACGGCCTTAGTTCTGCCGGTCCTGGATCGGTTTCAAGACTATGGAAGAACGTATCAAGAACTCGCAGAGAATCCTACGGTGAAAGAAAAAATTTTACGCGAAGTTAAAGACGCAATGAATTCGGAAAACGGATTCAAGAGTTTTGAAAAGGTCGGAGATCTTCGTTTACTTCCGAAGGCATTCGAGGTTGGAGATGAACTTTCCGCAAAGATGTCGATCAAACGTCATGTCATCACCGAGAAATATCAAAAGCTGATCGATTCTATGTATCGGTGA
- a CDS encoding SH3 domain-containing protein, with protein sequence MPSIIMIFILILISTFNCTSKDTIQEKRRPLKGFYSVNAEGGLRLRENSNIQSKIILTIPEGKIVNILEEVGEIETHNDKTGKWVKVEFERTTGYVFGPFLARVKRDLNNFKDKFIKLGNGKDHTKIFETLIESKLPESYDQIKDQRPYKSNEFRLENYVVRNNYSVISISPRKESCAGYLHSYCYNFILKNGKVINTDMNRESYGELTHISKKAAFFNISGGEGDECGGALESYTIAFVFKTKRTLLAKSGWSETCPDKCPCANPKVFTKTIYEYLHGDGTPSDSELQGIFK encoded by the coding sequence ATGCCTTCTATAATTATGATTTTTATTCTAATACTCATTTCAACTTTTAACTGCACATCAAAAGATACGATCCAAGAAAAAAGAAGACCTCTCAAAGGATTTTATTCAGTCAATGCAGAAGGAGGTTTACGATTGCGCGAAAATTCAAATATTCAATCAAAAATTATCCTTACTATTCCCGAAGGTAAAATTGTTAATATTCTTGAAGAGGTCGGAGAGATTGAAACACACAATGATAAAACGGGGAAATGGGTAAAAGTTGAATTTGAAAGAACAACTGGTTATGTATTTGGTCCTTTTCTTGCGAGAGTAAAAAGAGATCTTAATAATTTTAAAGATAAGTTCATAAAACTTGGCAATGGGAAAGATCATACAAAGATCTTTGAGACATTGATAGAAAGCAAATTACCGGAATCTTATGATCAAATCAAAGATCAAAGACCTTATAAATCAAATGAATTTCGACTTGAAAATTATGTTGTTCGTAACAATTATTCTGTAATATCGATCTCCCCTCGCAAAGAGTCTTGCGCAGGGTATTTACATTCTTATTGTTATAATTTTATCCTGAAGAACGGAAAAGTAATCAATACCGATATGAATCGTGAATCATACGGTGAACTTACACATATTTCGAAGAAGGCCGCATTCTTTAATATATCAGGTGGCGAAGGTGATGAATGTGGTGGTGCACTTGAAAGCTATACTATCGCTTTCGTGTTTAAAACAAAGAGAACATTACTTGCAAAAAGCGGATGGAGCGAAACCTGTCCCGACAAATGCCCGTGCGCAAATCCTAAAGTATTTACCAAAACCATTTATGAATATCTTCATGGCGATGGGACTCCATCAGATTCAGAGTTACAAGGAATTTTTAAATAG